Sequence from the Meles meles chromosome 10, mMelMel3.1 paternal haplotype, whole genome shotgun sequence genome:
GGCTTGAGTTCATGGGAAATTTAATTGTTTAAATGTGGAACTGGGCCTATGGATTATTGGCTTTGACTGTGAAGTCAATTTTGCAATGCAGCAAAACAGCTGTGTTGTTATAGTTACAGTTAATTCccaatgattttttatttaattttattttattactgtgaGTGCAAACATAAGTGTTTTCAGATGTTTTACAGGACTATCATGGGTTTCCGGGGTCTGGAACATGCTCCCAGTTACCTCTGATAATGGCTGGAGGAGAACTTCTGTATGCTCAAGTGGGGATTCCCCACTTCCCTCCATGATTTTTTTTGGAGAgttcaaaagagggaaaaagcattttttattttttttgtgtgcgGTAGGAAAGATCAGAGACCTTTGTAAGTTAGCAAAATTAATACTACACTTGGACCCTAGAAAGTAGTCTTTGATCCTAAAAGGAGGTTTCCAGGGGAGGCCAGTTATCTCAGGAGGGCAGGGATGGGAGTATTAGTTATTTTTGTTTAACTACTTTTTCACAAAtcacatattgtgtgtgtgtgtgtgaggataCCTCTTGTGACCAAAAAAATGAATCACCTATTTCTTTAGCCATGTgagatgtaatttttaaaaattatctaaaggGAAAGTGTTAGATACAAATTTTTGGAGGCTTGTAGTTTGCATCTATGAATCTTCCATCACTTTTAAAACATGACCTTCATTCTCTCCCTACTTTTATTTTACTGGAGTCTTTATGGCTATATAATAACAATTTCTTGGgatttggaagaaagaaagagaaaaagggagagagagaaggagaggaaagagaaaaggaagggaaggaaggaaggaataaaagaaagggggagagaaagaggaagaaaagggccAAGACagaatgaggaaggaagaagaaaaatagggtgaggcagaggagaaagaacaggggaaggaaagggaggagagatgTCTTCACCTATttgggctgttataacaaaaaACTGTAGCCTGgttggcttataaacaacagaaatctctTTCTCATGGGGCTGGAGGCTGGACCCAGATTAGGGACCCAGATTAGTGTAGTTGGGTTCTGGTAAGGTTCTCTTCCAGGTTTCAAATGTTTGACTGTGTCCTCATTTGGCAAAAGGGGAAAGAGAACTCTCTAGAATCTCTTTTATAAAGACACTGACCTTAATTAGGAGGACTCCACCTTCCTGACCTAATTATCTTGCAAGATTATCTTCCTGACCAAATTATCTTCCCACCTTCAAATACTATAGTATTAGGGATTAGGCTTCAACTGTTGAATTTAgagggacacaaatattcagttcatgggagaaggaaaaagaaggaatttttaaaaaggcactagtgtcttttttctttctaaattctcttaaaagttataaaaaattcAGTAGAGCTGAACTTTTTATAAACTACCATTCACTTTAACTTCTTTTACTCTTTGATATTCCCATAGATGACATTTAGCTATCAAGTGTTCTCTACCCTTCAATCAAATTGCATGATAATTTCTCCACTCCAAATATCTCTGGAGTCTAAATTCTCTAGTCTGGTGAGATTTGAAAATCATGTGTGGTTATAAATGTAGGTAtagattttaacattttaattcctAGGTGAGAATGTTCTATTGGCACGTGTTAATGAAATGCCATGACTTTCAAGACTGAATGAGACTAAGAGCAGGAGAGATTACATGTTTTCTTATAATAGTCAAATAATTTGTCATTTACTTTCTTaattaacagtattcattatttgaAGGCTAGAATATAACATCTTCCCGTATTTTCTGAGAATGAGCCAACACCAAAGTATTTCCCAAGAAACTGCATACTGTCTGAATATACTTTAAAGATAGTATATTGATTCTGTGTGAAACTGGGAGCGACAGGTTCCCACTTGGGATGATTCAATTATTTGGTCATTGATACTCAATATTATATTTAATCCACTGTAAAAATATACTTATCCATAATTGGATTTGCAGTCTTGGAGATAGATACTGTGAAACAGACACAATAAGGATGCTGAATGAAGTTAGAGTTACAAGTTACAAAGTGCTTATAATTCTTTCTGTCCGTCATGCTATCTCACTAAGCTATTTCAGATATCTGGGGTCTTACCCTTTTCTGGGAACTGCATGCCCTTAGTTTAGATGACATGTTATCAGGGAAGCTTTGTCTGAAACTCCTGGTTGGGCTACGTTCTCCTCCTCCTTATTCCAAGGGCAACCAATTCATCCCTCTTTCTTAATATTTGCCATGCCAGCTTGAAATGTtggatctctctcaaataagaccCCAGCATACTCAAGGGCAATAACTatgagttattctttttttttaataatgccaGCATCTGCCTCACTTAGGGCCTAAAAGATgctaggtgctcaataaatgcattCTAAACTCAGCTCACATCAACAGCAAATAATTCCTGATATTGTAAAATTAAATGCTATATTATGTTACATACCTGTTTGCCCAATGGAATTTTGCCAAAGGAGGAGAGCAGCAAATCCAGGAAGGCTTTCTGAAGAAGTTAGGACTGCCTTTGAACCTTCCATCTAGGAGTCCAAGAAAGAAGCAACATCATTTCCAGGAAATGGAAAATGTCATTGAGGTGGGAATGAACAAGCTGTAGAATTGGCAAGACAGAGGACTGGAGTGAAGACGATGTTctggagaaaaatggaaataagtgtGGATAATTAAATTAGTATCGCACTATAAAGTATAAGGAAAGCTCATGGGGGAATTTGAactaaatgcaaatataaaataaaatcattaaagctTTTGGAATATTCAGTTAAATTTATGATATTTAGGTAGAATAAACCCCCCAAGGTCTCTTAACAGAGACCCAGATCAAACCAGTAATAGAATCAAAAGCAAAGCCCCATCCTGTGTTTCCTCCAAAACAACCAGAAGGTATTTTTGGAATGTCTATTGTGTATTCTTCACTGTGGTACCACAGCGTagcaaaaaaattataatattaaggGGCAGTTCACAGGGAGTCCCTAAACTATCATTTGGGGAAACAGATACACAATAAAACTCCcaggaatgaaaaagagaaggaagcaaactccccacacCCACATAACTAGAGAAGTATCAAGGTCTGAAGTTTGGTGGGACTCATGACAGTTCAATGAGaagatatctatatattttagGGGGATTAACATACTGAAACTGGGTTTAGCATCAGAAAATCTGGGTTTAGTCCCTAAACTTGAGTGTTACCTGCTCACCATTCATTGTCCAAAATGTATATTACGATTTCTCTCAGAGGTTTGCTGGACGAGATAGTATCTGTTCAGATTCCTAGCGTAGTAAGCATATAGTAAGTAAATATGATTTAAGTCTGAATCTACCTTGAAGACAAATTTTGCTTACTTCAGGGTTTTCAAAAGATGTATCCTTAGCCTTTATACAGTCAGCTATTCTGAAACACTGTGGTCTGTGCTCTCTCCACTGAGTCTGCTTGCACAGAAACTTGGTGAAAGGATAGCACCTGTCCTCTGAGAAGCACCAAAGCCCCTTCCCTTTACTGTAGCTCAGACATCCTTGAGGTGCAGCAGGACAAGGCACTGTGTTCCGGGTCAGCCTGGCTCCCTCAGCTTTGAcgctccctttcttttttcttcccagatgatccttttctctgcctgctgcatCTGTGGACTCATTGGGGGCATCCTGAATGTTCAATTCCTTCGGGCAGTGACAAAGAAGACCTCTTCCCTCTATCCTTTGCATCTTGCCTCCATGTCCCTTGCGTGCATCGGGATCGGCGGCTGCACCCTCTCTTCCTGGCTAACTTGTCGACTAGCCAGCTACGAACAGAGGAGGATGTTCTCGGAGAGGGAGCACTCGCTGCACCACTCTCATGAAATGGCTGAGAAAGTAAGTTTTGTACCTCTTCTGCTCACAGCTAGCATGTGACGAACACTGCAGTCAAATCTTGGTCAGTCAACTGGCAGCTTTAGACGAGAATCTGAAGAATTGGATTTTCTACAACGTTGGCCCTATTGGGCTAAGAAtagaaattttttattattttttttctctgctatttTGGGTACACCTATTTTCAACAGTCTCATAGCTCTCTATCTATACCAAAACACAGTTCCTAAAATAGCATTTCATAAAATAGTGAATGCCTTATAAATATGGATTTTTATGTATTATACTGAGGAAAAAGCACATAAAACTAAATACCCTCTCAACAATGCCAGTTTTAGAAATCTGATGAATTCCCCTTTCTAGCTCACCTCTTGTGCTTGTAAGTAGATGCATTTGATTATGTAAATTAGATTTTGAAGCATAAAAGGACCTTTTAATAAGGCAACAAAAAGCCTTGCCTACCAGTGCAGATAGTACAGTCCACATAAAGCTTCATTAAATTCTCATCTAAACTTCATGCATATTTGGGTAGCTTTgcctatattttaaataatattcttgCCTAATTGTTTCATAAAACTCATTCAAACAGGAAGTAACATTTATTGCTTGAAGGACAGATAATATAGTGAGCTGTCTGTGTTTCTGTTGCATTTTGCACGTATTTCTTAATTCAGTTCCTGTTATTGGATCTACgaaggaaaagataaaacatCTGTAAACTAAACTGGCTAAGATACTATTTCACTTGATATCATGGAAATAAAACCACAGAACAGAAGATAGAGTAAGCAAGAGTTCCTACCGCATATTCCTTCGTAATGtgattctgaagaaaaaaatatgtattccatCGTCTTAAGTGTTTCTATTTTGTATGCAATCAATACATTCAAATAAAGAGAGTAGATATTCTTAAATTGCTCCACGAGAAAAGCGATTTGGAACTGATGTACacatgttcttaaaaaaaaaattatggtataaTTAGCAGGACTGATGATTTAAAGGAATGGGTTGTTAAAAATAGATTACTGTTAAGTATTTGGATAGTAGCTCATTTGTGCTCTATTTTTATACTACTGTgatttggtttttgtgtgtgtgtatgtttgtacaatatttattgtatgattgttatatttatattagagaTTGAGGGCTATTGAAATAACCGACTTGCCCAGCTGCCCGGTGGTGCCCCCGACACCAGAGTTACCTACAAGGTACGCTGATTTCTAGGGAGTTACCATGTTGTAATGTCACCGCAGGAAGCGATGCCTCTTTCTAGGAAGCCATGATGTCAGCAGATCAGTCTGGACTGATGCTGCGATGTTTGTTGCTCCTCAAAGTATCACTGTCACGAGAACTACTTTGAGGAACCAACAGAAACCTACATGGCAGAGTCTTGCAGCTTGAAAGTTGGTTGAGTATTTGAAATATTCAGCCTCCTATAAGCATCCAAACACACTCCTGTTTGGATGATTCACGACTCCTTTATTTTCTGCTACATCATGATTCTGACTCAAGACCATCATTCACAGACCCgagttctgtttttaataatAGGTGTGTCTGATAAAGACAAACAGTATCTCCTTCATGCCAAAGTTGCATGAGCAAATGACACAAgtttgacaataatacaataaaaaatgctGTGTGAGACCTGTCTTTTGACAAAATTATCTGATGTGATGCCTTTCACATTTATTTCCTATACTTCCGGTTGCTAAAAATCGTCGTCATCTCACTTTGGTTAAATGATATAATTGGAAATCCAGAAAGTGTCATTGATACTATAGCCCCATGGTGGATAGTATATCCACTTGCAAATAGTCACATTTGGTCCTGCCCAAATTTAGAACATATTCTTCTTGCCAAATTGGACATGCCTATTtgcaaataaactaaaaatgctAATGCATTTGAAACCCAATTTTTGCTCTTTTCTCCTACTCTTGATTTTACAGTGTCCACATTAGTATGAATTTAGTTAGGAAAACGCTTTTCATTTTTAAGCCTTTTAAAAACTGGGTGTTTTTCTTAATGCTGCAATTAAATATTCTACATTAGATTAGTTTTTATGGTTTCTAAGCCACTGTTTTGAATGCAAATTCAtctagaaagaagaagaagcaccTAAGAATCTTACTTTTATCAGTTCATTAGGAAATTGTTTTGTACTCAtatgaggaaaggaaaaggtGTATGAGTAAATTTTGTTAAAGATCATTTTTGAAGAATCGCTTCTATTTAACTTGCCACCCACAGTGAGTTTTTTGAATGAAGCCTCAAATCAGGTTTCCTGCTGATGAACTTAATCTCAGCCCAACAGCCCCACTGTGTTTCCACGCCTATTTTTACCATCTGCACGCCCAGCGAGCCAGTCACTGAACCATCAACTAGGCCACAGAAACAGGCTGCTGGCGTCAAAGGaccttcttcactttctttcagaGTCTTCATCCTAAAAGAGTTTGAGTTTCTCagcttttttcttgtattttcatgGCACCTTACCAGGGAGATATAGTGGATAGCCAGCCAGGTATGAAATTGCTCCTTAGGACCTGGAAGAGGCCAGGCACTTTGCCTGGAGAGACAGAGCTTGATGTGATAGTAGGACATGTCCCCAGTGCCTCTTGTCTCCTTTCTCCCAATTTTCTTGGAAGAAGTTCCACCACATCTTTCAAAACAACAAAGTTTTCAAAAGCAAAGTTCAAAAGCCAGGCCAATTTCCACCTTCCAGTCCCTCACAGATCCTCTCCCTGAGCAACTTTCCAAACCAGCCAAAGCAAGAAGCAAGTATCTTTATTCTATTTCATCTCCTATATTGAATTTTCTAAGAGAAGAGAGGCAAAATAGGGCAtggatacattttcatttttcaaataaatattgggAAGAATTTCTAAAGTTTACAAAAGCACACATTTCTAATTCTCCCAAACGTCAATCAACTATAAACTGATAGGCTTAAGATAAATGAACAAGAATTTGGATTTGAATTTTCCTTACCACACTTTGCAAATAGGCCTGTTCACATGTGGAaagatttttagatatttttgcttaaatattatttataacatGGCACACTAACCATTATAAATGTGAATGGGCTTCACATCTCATTACCTTCTCATATTTAGGGAGGAGTTTAATGTTCAATGATAAGTATGAATTCAAAACATCtaaatttttcttaacattttctcaaATTGCAAATGGAACTTAACATTAGTTCATCCTTTCTATCTAAGTTTTCATTTGCCTTCCATGTAGTTTTCCTTATTAGCATCCTCGTAATTGATCCCTTAAGAAACATATTAAGAGGTTTTACTATTtggttgggctttttttttttttttttacactgtatGAATGATAGTGTCATGAAAACCAATCTTCCCCACTGTGATCCACCTTTGCATATAAGCAATAATCCCCTTGTGGACCTATTTCAGTTCTTTGCAAAAAGGCCACACATTTTTCTATAGAGTGAGGTAACCCCTAGGCTATGTGGGCACTTTGCTGACATGCTCAGCAGAGAAGCCAATGCAAGGGGTAAGAGTAGGCATTTAACCATCTTCTTCTTTCTAGGTGAGGTCTTTCCAAAataaagttgaggggtgcctgggtggctcagtgggttaaagcctctgccttcagctcaggtcatgatctcagggtcctgggatcgagccccacatcaggctctctgctccacggggagcctgcttcctcctctctctgtgcctgcctctctgtctagttgtgatttctctctgtcaaataaaaaaaaaaaagggaaatgatc
This genomic interval carries:
- the TMEM196 gene encoding transmembrane protein 196 isoform X2, with the translated sequence MCTSGQIIGSLLVLSVLEIGLGVSSVAVGAVSFSLALREHKPQLGDSSPFLLCGICGILCAKKKSGLVMILFSACCICGLIGGILNVQFLRAVTKKTSSLYPLHLASMSLACIGIGGCTLSSWLTCRLASYEQRRMFSEREHSLHHSHEMAEKRLRAIEITDLPSCPVVPPTPELPTRK
- the TMEM196 gene encoding transmembrane protein 196 isoform X1 produces the protein MCTSGQIIGSLLVLSVLEIGLGVSSVAVGAVSFSLALREHKPQLGDSSPVWSGVCFLLCGICGILCAKKKSGLVMILFSACCICGLIGGILNVQFLRAVTKKTSSLYPLHLASMSLACIGIGGCTLSSWLTCRLASYEQRRMFSEREHSLHHSHEMAEKRLRAIEITDLPSCPVVPPTPELPTRK